A section of the Paenibacillus yonginensis genome encodes:
- a CDS encoding DEAD/DEAH box helicase → MSIKLTKKSIKQWCGAYAYQKGERINRGQKVSFIQFEEGTGRYTAEVTHQGRHQAQLDLEKLSRNGRPEAVCSCPTLDSYDAYCCHVAAVLLRLYELQQADNDRLGVSRESGALLAPAGVGRPAPRTPDGLTPSAPASLGLNQPESGGDSPAPAFALAERLLGLFEDRPVRPVHNRTLVETRSLLQVEFIIKLLEFNPHTALFGIELKVGPKSLYIVKNIASFLDQLRRGESAVLAPRFSYDPELHSFAAEDEAILQLLGEGLQDRALYRDTDRLGAIFAPGASSGRQLLLPPQVWKNLLPLLLRAPKVTLMDGGQKYEGISVSEEPLPLRFELDKAGSGSEDYEWRAEGLERIKVLEPYRLAFLEGRLLPLSSKTCKQLAELKAILEEGISKGDSLAVQVPGSHIEAFMKKAVPGFKRLGSVSIAPAVAGKVTQAPLQAKLYLDRVRDRLLAAVEFQYDTVVINPLEEERTQPGSHRILVRDAEKEQQILDILEQQPFTKTEAGYYMDEEEPEFHFLYTVVPQLEKLLKVYATTAVKIRVHKLDELPKVSLQVSATETLNWLEFRLNMGWIPETEIRSLIKSLEEKRRYYRLPSGSLLPLDSGELQEMAEFLKETGLLHHEIEGNKIRLPLTRGLPLISPSSGSGIVKLDRPVRQLLDNLRNPDNLDFPVPASLSPVLRDYQKLGYQWLKTLAHYGFGGILADDMGLGKTLQSIAYIASVLPEIRQQNRPALVISPGSLIYNWRDELRKFAPDIRVLIADGTQTERAAKLRRLEEVDIVVTSYPLLLRDQEQYAKGPFHTLILDEAQAFKNPGTQTARAVKSIQAGFRFALTGTPVENRLEELWSIFHVVFPALFQDLKTFGNLTRKEVAKRAKPFMLRRWKRDVLQDLPEKIESMKPTELLPEQKKLYAAYLAKLQQDTLKHLSVDGYQKSRIKILAGLTRLRQICCHPALFVEGYKGSSAKLEQLMEIVEEGRANRKRMLIFSQFTEMLGLIGGALDDVGIPYFYLDGSTPARERVELCRRFNEGEMDVFLISMKAGGTGLNLTGADTVILYDLWWNPAVEQQAADRAHRMGQKEVVQVIRLIAKDTMEEKMYELQHNKKQLIDEVMGQGGEAAGGSSLTEQELREILML, encoded by the coding sequence ATGAGTATCAAATTAACCAAGAAATCGATCAAGCAGTGGTGCGGAGCCTACGCCTATCAGAAAGGGGAACGGATCAACCGCGGCCAAAAGGTGTCGTTTATCCAGTTTGAGGAGGGAACCGGCCGCTATACGGCGGAAGTCACCCACCAAGGACGTCACCAAGCCCAGCTGGATTTAGAAAAACTTAGCCGCAATGGCCGTCCGGAGGCCGTCTGCTCCTGTCCTACTTTGGATTCCTACGATGCCTATTGCTGCCACGTTGCAGCCGTGCTGCTCCGGCTGTACGAGCTTCAGCAGGCCGATAACGATAGGCTCGGCGTGAGCCGCGAGTCTGGTGCCCTTCTTGCTCCGGCTGGCGTTGGTCGTCCTGCTCCCCGGACTCCTGACGGACTGACTCCCTCGGCTCCCGCTTCGCTCGGCTTGAACCAGCCGGAAAGCGGAGGCGACTCCCCCGCCCCCGCCTTCGCCCTCGCCGAACGTCTCCTTGGCCTCTTCGAAGACAGGCCGGTAAGACCCGTTCATAACCGCACACTGGTCGAAACCCGGAGCCTGCTGCAGGTCGAGTTCATAATCAAACTGCTCGAATTTAACCCGCACACCGCCCTGTTCGGCATCGAGCTGAAGGTCGGTCCTAAATCCCTGTATATCGTCAAAAATATCGCCTCCTTCCTGGATCAGCTTCGCCGCGGGGAAAGCGCCGTCCTCGCGCCAAGGTTCAGCTACGATCCTGAGCTGCACAGCTTTGCCGCAGAGGATGAGGCCATCCTTCAGCTGCTTGGCGAAGGGCTGCAGGACCGCGCGCTGTACCGGGATACAGACCGGCTAGGAGCTATTTTTGCGCCGGGAGCAAGCAGCGGCCGCCAGCTGCTGCTCCCCCCGCAGGTCTGGAAGAACCTGCTGCCGCTGCTGCTTAGGGCTCCCAAAGTGACGCTTATGGACGGAGGGCAGAAATATGAAGGCATCTCCGTCTCGGAGGAGCCGCTGCCGCTTCGTTTCGAGCTGGACAAGGCCGGCTCCGGGTCTGAAGATTACGAATGGCGCGCAGAGGGGCTGGAACGAATCAAAGTCCTGGAGCCTTATAGATTGGCATTCCTTGAAGGCAGACTGCTGCCGCTTTCATCCAAGACCTGCAAGCAGCTGGCCGAGCTGAAAGCCATTCTCGAAGAGGGGATCTCCAAAGGCGATTCGCTCGCGGTCCAGGTTCCGGGCAGCCATATCGAAGCCTTTATGAAAAAAGCCGTTCCCGGCTTCAAGCGTCTTGGCTCCGTCAGCATCGCCCCCGCTGTCGCCGGGAAGGTTACACAGGCTCCGCTCCAGGCCAAGCTGTACCTGGACCGGGTCCGTGACCGGCTGCTCGCCGCCGTGGAGTTTCAATACGATACGGTGGTCATTAACCCGCTGGAGGAGGAGCGCACGCAGCCGGGCAGCCACCGGATTCTGGTCCGCGATGCCGAGAAAGAGCAGCAAATCCTCGACATCCTGGAGCAGCAGCCGTTCACGAAGACAGAAGCCGGATACTATATGGACGAGGAAGAGCCCGAGTTCCATTTTCTTTATACGGTCGTCCCGCAGCTGGAGAAGCTGCTGAAGGTCTATGCCACAACAGCGGTGAAGATCCGGGTCCACAAGCTGGATGAGCTGCCGAAGGTCAGCCTTCAGGTATCGGCCACCGAAACGCTGAACTGGCTGGAGTTCCGCTTGAACATGGGCTGGATTCCCGAGACGGAAATCCGCAGCCTGATTAAATCCCTGGAGGAGAAACGAAGATATTACCGCCTGCCAAGCGGCTCCCTGCTGCCGCTTGACAGCGGCGAGCTGCAGGAGATGGCCGAGTTCCTCAAGGAGACGGGACTGCTGCACCACGAGATCGAGGGCAACAAGATCAGGCTGCCTTTAACCCGAGGGCTGCCTTTGATCAGCCCAAGCTCCGGCTCCGGAATCGTCAAGCTGGACCGTCCGGTCAGACAGCTTCTGGACAATCTGCGGAATCCGGACAACCTGGATTTTCCGGTTCCGGCCTCGCTTTCGCCGGTGCTTCGCGATTATCAGAAGCTGGGGTATCAATGGCTCAAAACGCTCGCTCATTACGGGTTTGGCGGTATATTGGCCGACGATATGGGGCTGGGCAAAACGCTGCAGAGCATTGCTTACATCGCTTCCGTTCTGCCGGAGATCAGGCAGCAGAACCGGCCGGCCCTTGTCATCTCGCCGGGATCGCTCATCTATAACTGGCGCGACGAGCTGCGGAAGTTTGCGCCGGACATTCGGGTGCTCATTGCGGACGGCACTCAGACGGAGCGGGCAGCCAAGCTAAGGAGGCTTGAGGAAGTCGATATCGTCGTAACCTCCTATCCGCTTCTGTTGCGGGATCAAGAGCAGTATGCCAAGGGGCCGTTTCACACGCTTATTCTGGATGAAGCGCAGGCGTTCAAGAATCCCGGCACCCAAACCGCACGGGCAGTCAAGTCCATCCAGGCCGGATTCCGGTTCGCTTTGACAGGCACTCCGGTCGAGAACCGTCTGGAGGAGCTGTGGTCTATTTTCCATGTCGTATTCCCGGCCTTGTTCCAGGATCTGAAAACCTTCGGCAATCTAACGCGTAAGGAAGTCGCCAAACGGGCGAAACCTTTTATGCTCCGCAGATGGAAGAGGGATGTGCTTCAAGACCTGCCGGAGAAGATCGAATCCATGAAGCCGACCGAGCTGCTGCCCGAGCAGAAGAAGCTTTACGCCGCTTATTTGGCCAAACTCCAGCAGGATACGCTGAAGCATCTAAGCGTAGACGGTTACCAGAAGAGCCGGATCAAAATCCTCGCCGGACTGACCCGGCTCCGCCAGATCTGCTGCCATCCGGCCTTGTTTGTAGAGGGCTATAAGGGAAGCTCTGCGAAACTAGAGCAGCTGATGGAGATCGTGGAGGAAGGACGGGCCAACCGCAAACGGATGCTCATCTTCTCCCAATTCACGGAAATGCTCGGACTGATCGGCGGCGCGCTGGACGATGTGGGTATTCCTTATTTCTACCTTGATGGATCTACGCCGGCTCGGGAACGGGTCGAGCTTTGCCGCCGCTTTAACGAAGGCGAAATGGACGTGTTCCTGATCTCGATGAAGGCGGGTGGCACCGGTCTTAACCTGACAGGAGCCGACACGGTCATCCTTTATGACCTGTGGTGGAACCCGGCCGTCGAGCAGCAGGCTGCAGACCGCGCTCACCGTATGGGGCAGAAGGAGGTTGTCCAGGTGATCCGGCTGATCGCCAAGGATACAATGGAGGAGAAAATGTACGAGCTTCAGCACAATAAGAAGCAGCTTATTGATGAAGTGATGGGCCAAGGGGGAGAAGCCGCTGGCGGTTCTTCCCTGACCGAGCAGGAGCTGCGGGAGATTTTAATGCTGTAA
- a CDS encoding threonine aldolase family protein produces the protein MIRFESDYTEGAHVRILQRLLETNEEQTSGYGTDEHCERAREYIRTACRAPHADVHFLVGGTQTNTTVIASILRPHQGVIAAVTGHIAGHETGAIEAAGHKVLTVPSEDGKITAAQVKEVYEAHWNDPTHEHVVQPGMVYISQSTENGTIYSKAELEALHQASRECGLPLFIDGARLGYALAAADSDVTLADLAGLCDVFYIGGTKVGAMMGEAVVIVNEALGRDFRYHIKQRGGMLAKGRMLGIQFETLFEDGLYLEISKHAVEMADRIQRAIAELGYSFKYASTTNQQFPILPDKLLEELRLNYTFSTWEKTADEHYTVVRFCTSWATKAEHVTGLINEIKRLHAQL, from the coding sequence ATGATTCGATTTGAAAGCGACTATACGGAAGGCGCCCATGTGCGCATTTTACAGAGACTGCTGGAGACCAACGAGGAGCAAACGAGCGGTTACGGAACGGACGAGCACTGCGAACGGGCGCGGGAGTACATTCGTACGGCCTGTAGGGCGCCGCATGCGGACGTGCATTTTCTGGTGGGGGGCACGCAGACGAATACGACGGTAATCGCATCAATTCTGCGCCCGCATCAAGGCGTAATCGCCGCTGTAACCGGCCATATCGCCGGCCATGAGACAGGGGCAATCGAGGCGGCCGGGCATAAAGTATTGACCGTGCCGAGCGAAGACGGCAAAATCACAGCCGCGCAGGTCAAAGAAGTATACGAAGCTCACTGGAACGACCCGACCCATGAGCATGTCGTCCAGCCGGGCATGGTGTATATCTCCCAGTCCACAGAGAACGGCACGATTTACAGCAAAGCTGAGCTGGAGGCCCTCCATCAGGCAAGCCGGGAATGCGGCCTGCCGCTGTTTATAGACGGAGCCCGCCTGGGTTACGCTCTTGCGGCTGCGGACAGCGATGTCACGCTTGCCGATCTGGCCGGGCTGTGCGATGTATTTTACATTGGCGGAACCAAGGTCGGGGCCATGATGGGCGAAGCGGTGGTTATCGTGAATGAAGCGCTGGGCAGGGATTTCCGTTACCATATCAAACAAAGGGGCGGCATGCTGGCCAAAGGCCGGATGCTCGGCATTCAGTTTGAGACTTTGTTTGAAGACGGCCTATACCTCGAAATATCCAAACATGCGGTAGAGATGGCGGACCGAATTCAGCGGGCGATCGCGGAGCTGGGGTACTCCTTCAAATATGCTTCGACTACGAACCAGCAGTTTCCAATCCTTCCGGACAAGCTGCTGGAGGAACTGAGATTGAACTATACGTTCTCCACCTGGGAGAAAACGGCAGACGAGCATTACACCGTTGTGCGCTTCTGCACCAGCTGGGCGACCAAGGCGGAGCATGTGACCGGATTGATCAATGAGATCAAGCGGCTGCACGCTCAGTTATAA
- a CDS encoding sensor histidine kinase: MFEALLLNFLFLLVPVVIYLLFFENRPHSFNRWLLVLLSAITMSLCMILPIRLETGFTFDLRYIPFILVALFGGYANVLPLYAILNISRFYVGGEGVLPSFLFSTFVLLLVPLFSKRFILLSPRKRILAASTASFLMMACYLISLIFVIGHTDRQFWILTLNALATYSIMTAIIMILIERILANIQKRDRMIQTEHLNVVSELAASVSHEIRNPLTVTSGFLQLLNQSNNLSTREKEFIDLSLQELQRAEQIVSDFLSFAKPQSANMVYSNMQEELEYTRNIILPYASINEVEVQFRFNNKLKTSYDRNQVQQCLINLYKNAIEAMKSKGGGVLSIDISDKKQNIMISIHDTGVGMTKEEISRLGKPYYSTKSEGTGLGMLMVYSTVHKLKGSIEVQSEKGHGTTFLLTIPAEPLPS; the protein is encoded by the coding sequence TTGTTTGAAGCTTTGCTGCTGAATTTCCTGTTTCTGCTGGTTCCTGTGGTGATCTACCTGCTCTTTTTCGAGAACAGACCACATTCGTTTAACCGCTGGCTTCTTGTTCTGCTGTCGGCGATAACGATGAGTCTATGCATGATTCTGCCTATACGGCTCGAGACGGGCTTTACCTTTGATTTAAGATACATTCCATTTATTCTTGTGGCTTTGTTCGGGGGTTATGCCAATGTGCTTCCGTTATACGCCATATTAAATATTTCCAGGTTTTATGTAGGCGGGGAAGGAGTTCTTCCGTCCTTTCTGTTCTCAACGTTTGTCCTGCTGCTGGTGCCGCTGTTTAGCAAGAGGTTTATTCTTTTATCCCCCAGGAAAAGGATTTTGGCCGCCTCCACGGCTTCCTTTCTGATGATGGCTTGCTATTTGATCAGCCTGATCTTTGTGATCGGACACACGGACCGGCAGTTCTGGATCCTTACGCTTAACGCCTTGGCCACCTATTCGATTATGACCGCCATTATTATGATTCTAATCGAACGAATTCTTGCCAATATCCAAAAACGTGACCGAATGATCCAGACCGAGCATCTCAACGTGGTCAGCGAGCTGGCGGCGAGCGTGTCGCATGAGATCCGGAATCCATTAACCGTGACGAGCGGCTTTTTGCAGCTTCTGAACCAGTCTAACAACCTTTCCACGAGGGAAAAAGAGTTCATCGACCTGTCGCTTCAGGAGCTCCAGCGTGCCGAACAAATTGTCAGCGACTTCCTGTCTTTTGCCAAACCGCAATCGGCCAATATGGTCTATTCCAATATGCAGGAGGAGCTGGAATACACCAGAAATATCATCCTGCCTTACGCCTCGATCAACGAAGTGGAGGTGCAATTTCGCTTCAATAACAAGCTGAAGACAAGTTATGACCGCAATCAGGTGCAGCAGTGTCTGATCAATTTGTACAAGAACGCCATAGAAGCTATGAAAAGCAAAGGGGGCGGCGTTCTGAGCATCGATATATCGGATAAGAAACAGAACATCATGATCAGCATCCACGATACCGGGGTGGGCATGACCAAGGAAGAAATTTCGCGTCTGGGCAAACCGTATTATTCGACGAAATCGGAAGGAACCGGTCTTGGCATGCTGATGGTGTACAGCACCGTTCACAAGCTGAAGGGGAGCATTGAGGTTCAGAGCGAGAAGGGCCACGGTACAACCTTTCTGCTGACCATTCCGGCCGAACCGCTGCCTTCGTGA